In Bradyrhizobium sp. 195, the sequence AGCTGCCGCGGACAGTTGAGCCGGGCGACCTCCGATTTGGCGTTCCGCAGCCGACGCTCAAAAGAACGAGCCTCGATCGCGGGCAAGTTGCGAACGCCAATTGGCCCAAATCATCTACGCTACGAACTGCCTCGCCACCGCCGAGATCATCACGAGCCCGCCGGTGATGACGGCTACGTCCAGGATCGCGGTGTGGATGTGCACCGGCATCCGTTCGACGAAGGCTTTTGCCAGGAACGCACCGGGGATCGCAATCGCGCCGATCAGCAGCGCGAAGGCGAGCACCTGCGCGGTGACGGCGCCGGCGAGCCCGAACACGGAGATCTTGATGAGGCCGGTGCCGAGCGAGATCATCGCGTCGGTGGCGATCACGGCGGCGCCTTCGAGCCCTGCCGCCATCAGGAGCGAGAGCAGGATCACGCCCGAACCGGAGGTGCCGCCGACCAGCACGCCGTAGCCGACCGAGCCGGCAGCAAGGCCGGTGTCGCCGATCCGCACGCTTCGACGACGGAGCACGCGGCGCAGCGGCACGCTCAGGATCAGCATGGCGCCGATCACGAGCGCCGCGCCCGCATTGGTCAGACGCGTATAGCCGTAAGCGCCGAGCGCCGTCGTTAGGCCCGCGCAGGCCAGCACGATCAGCGCGCGGCGGCGATCGGCATAACGGATATAGGCAAGCGCGCGGCTGGAATTGGTGAAGATGGCGGAGATCGCGATGATCGGCACCACGGGCTCGGCGCCGACGAGGGGCACAAGCACCAGCGGCATCAAGGCGCCGGTGCCATAACCGGCGAGACCACCGATGATCGAAGCAAACAACGCCATCAACGCGACCAGCAGGAGCTGAAAAATCGAGATGTCGGCGAGGGCTGAGACGATGGTCACGTTCTCTCGTCGCGGCTGATGCGGGCCGCAGCTTGATCGGCGATGGAAGCGAGCGCGGCTTCATCTAGGGGAAAATCCGCCGCAAGCCAAGCGTCCTCGGCGAGCGTCAACACATGTCCGAGCGCAGGTCCCTCGGCCAGGCCGCGCGCGATGAAATCCGCGGCCTTCAACGGAAATTTCGGCGCAGTCCAGCGCTGCGGCAGCTCGGCGAGCGCGCGCCAGTGCATTGAGGTGACATCGCCGCCGGCCCGCGCCCATCCCAGCAACACACGATCGTGATAGCGCTCGGCCCCGAGCCGGTAGAGCAGCCGCCGTGCATTGGCTTCGTCCTTGGCGGCCAAGCGCCACCAGCGGTGGCCCATCGAATCCAGCGCCTTGGTCTCGGCGTTGGACAGCCGCAAGCGCGCGGCGACGCGCTTGGCATCTTCGGTCACCGCGACGGTCAGCGCGGCGAGGCGCCGCGTGCTGCTCGCGGTGAGGCCGAGCTCGCGCTCGATCGCAATCATCGTCGCCAGCGGCCCGGTATAGACGACGCCGCCGGTCAGCGCTTGCAGCAATCCGCCCTCGGCCATGGCCAGCGCGGCCGCGGATGCGCCTGATGTCACCAGCAGCTTCAGCATCTCCATCCGCACCCGCTCGGCCGAGAGGCTGGCGAGGCCCGCACGTCCCCGGATGCAGGCGAGATAGCCGTCGCGGTCGGGCTCGCCGGCGCCGAAGGCGGCGTGGATGCGGAAGAAGCGCAGGATGCGCAGATAATCCTCGGCGATGCGCTGGTCGGGATCGCCGATGAAGCGCACGCGGCGCGCTTTCGCATCCGCGATGCCGCCGACATGGTCGTAGACGACGCCGGCCGCATCGACCGACAGGCCGTTCATGGTGAAGTCCCGCCGCTCGGCATCCTTCACCCAGTCGCGGCCGAACGCGACCTTGGCCTTGCGCCCGAAGGTCTCGGTGTCCTCACGCAGCGTCGTGACTTCATAGGGGTGGCTGTCGATCACCAGCGTGGTGGTGCCGTGATCGATGCCGGTCGGCACGCTCTTGATGCCGGCAGCCTTGGCGCGCCTTATCACCTCCTCCGGCCGCGCCGTGGTCGCGATGTCGATGTCGCCGGGCTCAAGACCGAGCAGCGCGTTGCGCACGGCGCCGCCGACCACCCGCGCCTCCTCGCCCTCAGCGTTGAGCAATTGCAGGACGCGCGCGGTCCCGCCAGAGATCAGCCAGGGCGCATCGGCAAGAATTGGCGCAAGTAGCGGCTCCGCGCTCATCGTGCTGCCCCTATTTTTCCACGCCCGGCACCAGCCTGCCGTTCTCGATATGGGCGGGAACGTAGGTCGAATCCGGTGACGCGCCGGAGAAGTGTGCAAGTCCGATCAGGCCCGCGATGACCAGCACGATCGCCGCCAGTGCGAGACGCGCGACGATCGCCACGGGCCAGGACGATCGCGCGAACAGGCCGGACCGCGTGGCGGCCAGGAACAGCGCATAGACGGCAAAGGGAATGAGGAAGATTCCGATCTCGGTCAGAACCGGCCGGATCATAACGAATAGATCCGCTCATACAGCACACGCAGCATTCCGGCCGTCGCACCCCAGATATAGCGTTCCGCGAACGGCATCGCGTAGTAGGAGCGCTCCATGCCGCGGAATTCCTTGCTGTGCACCTGATGATTCACTGGATTCATCAGGAAGGATAGCGGCACCTCGAACGCGTCATCAACCTCGGAATGGTTGATGGTGAGCTGAAAGCCCGGTCGCACTTTGGCGACGGTCGGCAAGATGCGGAAGCCGAACCCCGTGCCGTAGAGATCGAGATAGCCGAGCGGCTCGACGAAGTCCCTGGACAGCCCGACTTCCTCCTCGGCCTCGCGCAGCGCCGCGTCCAGCGGCGAGGAGTCGGTCGCGTCGATCTTGCCGCCGGGAAAGGCGATCTGGCCGGCATGGTCGTTCAGATGCGCCGAGCGCTGCGTCAAGAGGATGGTCGGCTCGGGATGGTCGACCACCGCGATCAGGACCGCGGCGGGGCGCACCGGCTGCTCGCGCGCGATGATCTCCAGCATCTTGTCGGTGCCGGGATCGCCCGAGGCGGGGATGATGTTGGGATCGTAGAGGCCGGCCGGGACGTCGAAATCGAGCTTGGCCCGGGAGCGCGCGAAGAAATCCGCCGCGCCCATCACGGCCCGATCGTTCTTGGGAATAGCCTTGTTCAAAGCGCGGCCCTCACCTGCTCCGCATCGGCCATGGCGAAGAATTCGCCTGATGATTCGACGCCGAACATCGGCTGGCCATCGACCATCCGCTCCTCACCCATGTCAACCAGATCGTAGTAGAGCGCGCGCGTGACCTTGGCCCAGAGCTCGGCGCGGACATGCAAGTACGGCGTCAGCCCGCCGTCCCTGGCCTGCTCGAAGCGGAGCCGGTGCGCGGCGTCGCAGGCGACCCAGTCGTCGACATTGGTGCGGAAGCGCAGCACGCGATGGTTGTCCTCGCCGTCTTTCTGCATTTCGACTGCCATGAACGGCGCATCATCGACGCGAATGCCGACCTTCTCCACCGGCGTGACCAGGAAATGCTTGTCGCCCTCGCGCTTCAAGATGGTCGAAAACAGCCGGACCAGAGCGGGGCGCCCGATTGGCGTCCCCATGTAGAACCAAGTACCGTCGGAGGCGATTCGGATGTCGAGATCGCCGCAAAATGGCGGATTCCACAGATGCACCGGAGGCAGGCCCTTTTTGGCGCCTTCGGGATTGGCAGCGCTTTTTGCGGCGGCAGTCAGCCCTTCGAGACTGCGATCGGCGCTCTGCCCTTGGTTCGCCATGGTTTGCCCTGACTTTGTCCTTGGCACGATTGGTGCAGGTCTACGTTGTAGGTTGGTGCTCGGTTCCACCCCGGATCAGTGCGGTGGGGAGGTCGCCACTTCGTGATGCCGTACATAACCCGAAGCCGATAAGGTGGGGATAGGTTAATTCAACGAATACATGGCCTTCCTGCAAGTCTAGCATAGGGCCCATGATCTAGCGTGATGGCCTGCCGTGACGTGCTGACGTGACGACGCAGGCAAGCCGCATGGCGGGCTGAAGGAGCGAACGGATGGCGGAGAGTGTCGAGAAACTCGAGGACGGGATCGTCCGTTCGGCCGAGCAGGTGTCGGGCCAGATTCGCGCAGCGAAAGAGGCGATCGCATCCGTCATCTTCGGCCAGGATCGCGTGATCGAGAACACGCTGGTCACCATCCTCTCCGGCGGCCATGCGCTGCTGATCGGTGTGCCGGGTCTTGCCAAGACCAAGCTGGTCGAGACGCTCGGCGTCACGCTCGGTCTCGATGCCAAGCGCATCCAGTTCACGCCCGATTTGATGCCGTCGGACATTCTCGGCGCCGAAGTGCTCGATGAGAGCACCGCCGGCAAGCGCGCCTTCCGCTTCATTTCAGGTCCGGTGTTCGCGCAGCTGCTGATGGCGGACGAGATCAACCGCGCCAGCCCGCGGACGCAGTCGGCGCTGCTGCAGGCGATGCAGGAGCAGCACATCACCGTCGCCGGCGCGCGCCACGATCTGCCAAAGCCCTTCCACGTGCTCGCGACGCAGAACCCGCTGGAGCAGGAAGGCACCTATCCGCTGCCCGAAGCGCAGCTCGACCGCTTCCTGATGGAGATCGACGTCGACTATCCCGATCGCGACGCCGAGCGCCGCATCCTGTTCGAGACCACCGGCGCCGAGGAAACGCTGGCGAGGGGGGCGATGACCGCGGATGCGCTGATCACCGCGCAGCGGCTGATCCGGCGCCTGCCGGTCGGCGATTCCGTGGTGGAGGCGATCCTGTCGCTGGTGCGCTCGGCCCGTCCCGGTCCGGACGCCGGCGAAGCCGGCAAGTTCATCGCCTGGGGCCCCGGCCCGCGCGCCAGCCAATCGCTGATGCTGGCCGTGCGCGCGCGTGCGCTGATCGACGGACGCCTCGCGCCCTCGGTCGACGACGTGCTCGACCTCGCCGAGCCGGTGCTGAAGCACCGCATGGCGCTGACGTTCCAGGCGCGCGCAGAAGGCCGCACGATTCCGGACGTGATCCGGCAATTGAAGACACGGATCGGTTGATGGCAGCGGAGAACGGGCACGCAGCAAAGGAGATCATTGCGATCCGACGTGCCGATGGCGAAAGCCGCACGCTCGCAGCTTCCTTGCCGCGCCTGGTGCTCGAGGCCCGCCGTATCGCCGCCAACGTCATCCACGGTCTGCATGGTCGGCGCCGCGCCGGCTCCGGCGAGAATTTCTGGCA encodes:
- a CDS encoding sulfite exporter TauE/SafE family protein translates to MTIVSALADISIFQLLLVALMALFASIIGGLAGYGTGALMPLVLVPLVGAEPVVPIIAISAIFTNSSRALAYIRYADRRRALIVLACAGLTTALGAYGYTRLTNAGAALVIGAMLILSVPLRRVLRRRSVRIGDTGLAAGSVGYGVLVGGTSGSGVILLSLLMAAGLEGAAVIATDAMISLGTGLIKISVFGLAGAVTAQVLAFALLIGAIAIPGAFLAKAFVERMPVHIHTAILDVAVITGGLVMISAVARQFVA
- a CDS encoding CCA tRNA nucleotidyltransferase — its product is MSAEPLLAPILADAPWLISGGTARVLQLLNAEGEEARVVGGAVRNALLGLEPGDIDIATTARPEEVIRRAKAAGIKSVPTGIDHGTTTLVIDSHPYEVTTLREDTETFGRKAKVAFGRDWVKDAERRDFTMNGLSVDAAGVVYDHVGGIADAKARRVRFIGDPDQRIAEDYLRILRFFRIHAAFGAGEPDRDGYLACIRGRAGLASLSAERVRMEMLKLLVTSGASAAALAMAEGGLLQALTGGVVYTGPLATMIAIERELGLTASSTRRLAALTVAVTEDAKRVAARLRLSNAETKALDSMGHRWWRLAAKDEANARRLLYRLGAERYHDRVLLGWARAGGDVTSMHWRALAELPQRWTAPKFPLKAADFIARGLAEGPALGHVLTLAEDAWLAADFPLDEAALASIADQAAARISRDERT
- a CDS encoding DUF6111 family protein; this translates as MIRPVLTEIGIFLIPFAVYALFLAATRSGLFARSSWPVAIVARLALAAIVLVIAGLIGLAHFSGASPDSTYVPAHIENGRLVPGVEK
- a CDS encoding CoA pyrophosphatase, producing the protein MGAADFFARSRAKLDFDVPAGLYDPNIIPASGDPGTDKMLEIIAREQPVRPAAVLIAVVDHPEPTILLTQRSAHLNDHAGQIAFPGGKIDATDSSPLDAALREAEEEVGLSRDFVEPLGYLDLYGTGFGFRILPTVAKVRPGFQLTINHSEVDDAFEVPLSFLMNPVNHQVHSKEFRGMERSYYAMPFAERYIWGATAGMLRVLYERIYSL
- a CDS encoding DUF1285 domain-containing protein; this encodes MANQGQSADRSLEGLTAAAKSAANPEGAKKGLPPVHLWNPPFCGDLDIRIASDGTWFYMGTPIGRPALVRLFSTILKREGDKHFLVTPVEKVGIRVDDAPFMAVEMQKDGEDNHRVLRFRTNVDDWVACDAAHRLRFEQARDGGLTPYLHVRAELWAKVTRALYYDLVDMGEERMVDGQPMFGVESSGEFFAMADAEQVRAAL
- a CDS encoding AAA family ATPase; the protein is MAESVEKLEDGIVRSAEQVSGQIRAAKEAIASVIFGQDRVIENTLVTILSGGHALLIGVPGLAKTKLVETLGVTLGLDAKRIQFTPDLMPSDILGAEVLDESTAGKRAFRFISGPVFAQLLMADEINRASPRTQSALLQAMQEQHITVAGARHDLPKPFHVLATQNPLEQEGTYPLPEAQLDRFLMEIDVDYPDRDAERRILFETTGAEETLARGAMTADALITAQRLIRRLPVGDSVVEAILSLVRSARPGPDAGEAGKFIAWGPGPRASQSLMLAVRARALIDGRLAPSVDDVLDLAEPVLKHRMALTFQARAEGRTIPDVIRQLKTRIG